One window of Myxocyprinus asiaticus isolate MX2 ecotype Aquarium Trade chromosome 6, UBuf_Myxa_2, whole genome shotgun sequence genomic DNA carries:
- the LOC127442368 gene encoding uncharacterized protein LOC127442368 isoform X8, with the protein MVINTKSSDVDAHGRVLLNCLSNWKIGWSNLSIVLEEMVAAFQRETPLFVTYPTRTPSLPSQAKLQPSPFSSCGSWPHAGSSSTQKSSAAQHGVSISTVNQHANNTLPKSTKSQSCLSLATGTEMSGERRSYTQVLLDFGITFGAQALEINHQTNPFISSASDAEQALKLPARVITMNEQQFLIQLKKCEDIELRGGQNQNILFTYFLQDCNVQRTYCQIPGGIQVEKVEMFQSILSLERCRFSPTDVLEAVRSCWDLDSALKYLSHDCPICQEQVSFNRMITMTHCSCTFCESCFKKYFSSVIKEKCIVHAVCPICNLPDLRGGHREESVEYFSLLETQWAPQHQGISCEKFKEWEQLNSPEYQNSRLEQLLSRNIIGYIIKSV; encoded by the exons ATGGTGATCAATACTAAAAGCAGCGATGTTGATGCACATGGCCGTGTTCTGCTCAACTGTCTCAGCAACTGGAAAATT GGGTGGTCAAACCTGTCAATAGTTCTGGAGGAGATGGTTGCTGCCTTTCAGCGTGAAACTCCCCTTTTTGTCACCTATCCGACCAGAACCCCGTCACTACCTTCACAAGCAAAGCTTCAGCCAAGTCCTTTTTCATCCTGTGGCAG CTGGCCGCATGCAGGCAGCAGTTCCACGCAGAAATCATCGGCAGCTCAGCATGGAGTGTCCATCTCAACAGTGAATCAGCATGCCAACAACA CTCTACCCAAGAGTACAAAGTCCCAGAGCTGTCTGTCCCTGGCCACTGGCACTGAGATGAGTGGGGAAAGGAGATCATATACACAAGTGTTGCTGGATTTCGGGATCACATTTGGAGCACAAGCTTTGGAGATTAACCACCAAACAAACCCATTCATCTCTTCTGCCTCAG ATGCAGAGCAGGCTCTGAAACTGCCTGCCAGGGTGATTACAATGAATGAGCAGCAATTTCTTATTCAGCTGAAGAAATGTGAGGACATAGAGCTAAGGGGAGGCCAAAATCAGAATATCCTTTTTACTTACTTTTTACAGGATTGCAATGTACAAAGAACTTACTGTCAGATCCCAGGTGGTATCCAAGTTGAAAAGGTGGAAATGTTTCAGAGCATCTTGAGTCTGGAGCGGTGCCGTTTCAGCCCCACAGATGTGCTGGAAGCAGTGCGGTCTTGCTGGGACCTTGACTCTGCTCTGAAATATCTCTCCCATGACTGCCCCATATGCCAGGAGCAAGTGTCCTTCAATAGG ATGATCACCATGACACACTGCTCTTGCACATTCTGTGAGAGCTGTTTTAAGAAATACTTCTCCTCTGTCATCAAGGAGAAGTGTATAGTGCATGCAGTGTGTCCTATCTGTAATCTCCCTGATTTACGAGGGGGCCATAGGGAGGAGTCAGTGGAATACTTCAGTCTGCTCGAGACACAG TGGGCTCCACAGCATCAAGGGATCTCCTGTGAGAAGTTCAAAGAGTGGGAGCAACTCAACAGCCCTGAGTACCAAAACTCAAGACTGGAGCAGCTTCTCAGCAGGAACATAATAG GTTACATTATAAAGAGTGTCTGA
- the LOC127442368 gene encoding uncharacterized protein LOC127442368 isoform X3 — protein MVINTKSSDVDAHGRVLLNCLSNWKIGWSNLSIVLEEMVAAFQRETPLFVTYPTRTPSLPSQAKLQPSPFSSCGSWPHAGSSSTQKSSAAQHGVSISTVNQHANNTLPKSTKSQSCLSLATGTEMSGERRSYTQVLLDFGITFGAQALEINHQTNPFISSASDAEQALKLPARVITMNEQQFLIQLKKCEDIELRGGQNQNILFTYFLQDCNVQRTYCQIPGGIQVEKVEMFQSILSLERCRFSPTDVLEAVRSCWDLDSALKYLSHDCPICQEQVSFNRMITMTHCSCTFCESCFKKYFSSVIKEKCIVHAVCPICNLPDLRGGHREESVEYFSLLETQWAPQHQGISCEKFKEWEQLNSPEYQNSRLEQLLSRNIIDCPKCKCSFFLARGGCLHFKCTQCQHEFCGGCSQPFKQGSRLPISFERLECPKTTKPAAGYIIKSV, from the exons ATGGTGATCAATACTAAAAGCAGCGATGTTGATGCACATGGCCGTGTTCTGCTCAACTGTCTCAGCAACTGGAAAATT GGGTGGTCAAACCTGTCAATAGTTCTGGAGGAGATGGTTGCTGCCTTTCAGCGTGAAACTCCCCTTTTTGTCACCTATCCGACCAGAACCCCGTCACTACCTTCACAAGCAAAGCTTCAGCCAAGTCCTTTTTCATCCTGTGGCAG CTGGCCGCATGCAGGCAGCAGTTCCACGCAGAAATCATCGGCAGCTCAGCATGGAGTGTCCATCTCAACAGTGAATCAGCATGCCAACAACA CTCTACCCAAGAGTACAAAGTCCCAGAGCTGTCTGTCCCTGGCCACTGGCACTGAGATGAGTGGGGAAAGGAGATCATATACACAAGTGTTGCTGGATTTCGGGATCACATTTGGAGCACAAGCTTTGGAGATTAACCACCAAACAAACCCATTCATCTCTTCTGCCTCAG ATGCAGAGCAGGCTCTGAAACTGCCTGCCAGGGTGATTACAATGAATGAGCAGCAATTTCTTATTCAGCTGAAGAAATGTGAGGACATAGAGCTAAGGGGAGGCCAAAATCAGAATATCCTTTTTACTTACTTTTTACAGGATTGCAATGTACAAAGAACTTACTGTCAGATCCCAGGTGGTATCCAAGTTGAAAAGGTGGAAATGTTTCAGAGCATCTTGAGTCTGGAGCGGTGCCGTTTCAGCCCCACAGATGTGCTGGAAGCAGTGCGGTCTTGCTGGGACCTTGACTCTGCTCTGAAATATCTCTCCCATGACTGCCCCATATGCCAGGAGCAAGTGTCCTTCAATAGG ATGATCACCATGACACACTGCTCTTGCACATTCTGTGAGAGCTGTTTTAAGAAATACTTCTCCTCTGTCATCAAGGAGAAGTGTATAGTGCATGCAGTGTGTCCTATCTGTAATCTCCCTGATTTACGAGGGGGCCATAGGGAGGAGTCAGTGGAATACTTCAGTCTGCTCGAGACACAG TGGGCTCCACAGCATCAAGGGATCTCCTGTGAGAAGTTCAAAGAGTGGGAGCAACTCAACAGCCCTGAGTACCAAAACTCAAGACTGGAGCAGCTTCTCAGCAGGAACATAATAG ACTGTCCAAAATGCAAATGTAGCTTCTTCCTGGCTAGAGGAGGCTGTTTGCATTTTAAATGCACTCAGTGCCAACACGAATTCTGCGGAGGCTGCAGTCAGCCATTCAAACAGGGCTCT AGACTGCCTATATCATTTGAGAGATTGGAGTGTCCCAAGACTACGAAACCTGCTGCAG GTTACATTATAAAGAGTGTCTGA
- the LOC127442368 gene encoding uncharacterized protein LOC127442368 isoform X7, producing the protein MVINTKSSDVDAHGRVLLNCLSNWKIGWSNLSIVLEEMVAAFQRETPLFVTYPTRTPSLPSQAKLQPSPFSSCGSWPHAGSSSTQKSSAAQHGVSISTVNQHANNTLPKSTKSQSCLSLATGTEMSGERRSYTQVLLDFGITFGAQALEINHQTNPFISSASDAEQALKLPARVITMNEQQFLIQLKKCEDIELRGGQNQNILFTYFLQDCNVQRTYCQIPGGIQVEKVEMFQSILSLERCRFSPTDVLEAVRSCWDLDSALKYLSHDCPICQEQVSFNRMITMTHCSCTFCESCFKKYFSSVIKEKCIVHAVCPICNLPDLRGGHREESVEYFSLLETQWAPQHQGISCEKFKEWEQLNSPEYQNSRLEQLLSRNIIDCPKCKCSFFLARGGCLHFKCTQCQHEFCGGCSQPFKQGSVTL; encoded by the exons ATGGTGATCAATACTAAAAGCAGCGATGTTGATGCACATGGCCGTGTTCTGCTCAACTGTCTCAGCAACTGGAAAATT GGGTGGTCAAACCTGTCAATAGTTCTGGAGGAGATGGTTGCTGCCTTTCAGCGTGAAACTCCCCTTTTTGTCACCTATCCGACCAGAACCCCGTCACTACCTTCACAAGCAAAGCTTCAGCCAAGTCCTTTTTCATCCTGTGGCAG CTGGCCGCATGCAGGCAGCAGTTCCACGCAGAAATCATCGGCAGCTCAGCATGGAGTGTCCATCTCAACAGTGAATCAGCATGCCAACAACA CTCTACCCAAGAGTACAAAGTCCCAGAGCTGTCTGTCCCTGGCCACTGGCACTGAGATGAGTGGGGAAAGGAGATCATATACACAAGTGTTGCTGGATTTCGGGATCACATTTGGAGCACAAGCTTTGGAGATTAACCACCAAACAAACCCATTCATCTCTTCTGCCTCAG ATGCAGAGCAGGCTCTGAAACTGCCTGCCAGGGTGATTACAATGAATGAGCAGCAATTTCTTATTCAGCTGAAGAAATGTGAGGACATAGAGCTAAGGGGAGGCCAAAATCAGAATATCCTTTTTACTTACTTTTTACAGGATTGCAATGTACAAAGAACTTACTGTCAGATCCCAGGTGGTATCCAAGTTGAAAAGGTGGAAATGTTTCAGAGCATCTTGAGTCTGGAGCGGTGCCGTTTCAGCCCCACAGATGTGCTGGAAGCAGTGCGGTCTTGCTGGGACCTTGACTCTGCTCTGAAATATCTCTCCCATGACTGCCCCATATGCCAGGAGCAAGTGTCCTTCAATAGG ATGATCACCATGACACACTGCTCTTGCACATTCTGTGAGAGCTGTTTTAAGAAATACTTCTCCTCTGTCATCAAGGAGAAGTGTATAGTGCATGCAGTGTGTCCTATCTGTAATCTCCCTGATTTACGAGGGGGCCATAGGGAGGAGTCAGTGGAATACTTCAGTCTGCTCGAGACACAG TGGGCTCCACAGCATCAAGGGATCTCCTGTGAGAAGTTCAAAGAGTGGGAGCAACTCAACAGCCCTGAGTACCAAAACTCAAGACTGGAGCAGCTTCTCAGCAGGAACATAATAG ACTGTCCAAAATGCAAATGTAGCTTCTTCCTGGCTAGAGGAGGCTGTTTGCATTTTAAATGCACTCAGTGCCAACACGAATTCTGCGGAGGCTGCAGTCAGCCATTCAAACAGGGCTCT GTTACATTATAA
- the LOC127442368 gene encoding uncharacterized protein LOC127442368 isoform X2 — MVINTKSSDVDAHGRVLLNCLSNWKIGWSNLSIVLEEMVAAFQRETPLFVTYPTRTPSLPSQAKLQPSPFSSCGSWPHAGSSSTQKSSAAQHGVSISTVNQHANNTLPKSTKSQSCLSLATGTEMSGERRSYTQVLLDFGITFGAQALEINHQTNPFISSASDAEQALKLPARVITMNEQQFLIQLKKCEDIELRGGQNQNILFTYFLQDCNVQRTYCQIPGGIQVEKVEMFQSILSLERCRFSPTDVLEAVRSCWDLDSALKYLSHDCPICQEQVSFNRMITMTHCSCTFCESCFKKYFSSVIKEKCIVHAVCPICNLPDLRGGHREESVEYFSLLETQWAPQHQGISCEKFKEWEQLNSPEYQNSRLEQLLSRNIIDCPKCKCSFFLARGGCLHFKCTQCQHEFCGGCSQPFKQGSGLHAHHPRDCLYHLRDWSVPRLRNLLQVTL, encoded by the exons ATGGTGATCAATACTAAAAGCAGCGATGTTGATGCACATGGCCGTGTTCTGCTCAACTGTCTCAGCAACTGGAAAATT GGGTGGTCAAACCTGTCAATAGTTCTGGAGGAGATGGTTGCTGCCTTTCAGCGTGAAACTCCCCTTTTTGTCACCTATCCGACCAGAACCCCGTCACTACCTTCACAAGCAAAGCTTCAGCCAAGTCCTTTTTCATCCTGTGGCAG CTGGCCGCATGCAGGCAGCAGTTCCACGCAGAAATCATCGGCAGCTCAGCATGGAGTGTCCATCTCAACAGTGAATCAGCATGCCAACAACA CTCTACCCAAGAGTACAAAGTCCCAGAGCTGTCTGTCCCTGGCCACTGGCACTGAGATGAGTGGGGAAAGGAGATCATATACACAAGTGTTGCTGGATTTCGGGATCACATTTGGAGCACAAGCTTTGGAGATTAACCACCAAACAAACCCATTCATCTCTTCTGCCTCAG ATGCAGAGCAGGCTCTGAAACTGCCTGCCAGGGTGATTACAATGAATGAGCAGCAATTTCTTATTCAGCTGAAGAAATGTGAGGACATAGAGCTAAGGGGAGGCCAAAATCAGAATATCCTTTTTACTTACTTTTTACAGGATTGCAATGTACAAAGAACTTACTGTCAGATCCCAGGTGGTATCCAAGTTGAAAAGGTGGAAATGTTTCAGAGCATCTTGAGTCTGGAGCGGTGCCGTTTCAGCCCCACAGATGTGCTGGAAGCAGTGCGGTCTTGCTGGGACCTTGACTCTGCTCTGAAATATCTCTCCCATGACTGCCCCATATGCCAGGAGCAAGTGTCCTTCAATAGG ATGATCACCATGACACACTGCTCTTGCACATTCTGTGAGAGCTGTTTTAAGAAATACTTCTCCTCTGTCATCAAGGAGAAGTGTATAGTGCATGCAGTGTGTCCTATCTGTAATCTCCCTGATTTACGAGGGGGCCATAGGGAGGAGTCAGTGGAATACTTCAGTCTGCTCGAGACACAG TGGGCTCCACAGCATCAAGGGATCTCCTGTGAGAAGTTCAAAGAGTGGGAGCAACTCAACAGCCCTGAGTACCAAAACTCAAGACTGGAGCAGCTTCTCAGCAGGAACATAATAG ACTGTCCAAAATGCAAATGTAGCTTCTTCCTGGCTAGAGGAGGCTGTTTGCATTTTAAATGCACTCAGTGCCAACACGAATTCTGCGGAGGCTGCAGTCAGCCATTCAAACAGGGCTCT GGCTTACATGCTCATCACCCCAGAGACTGCCTATATCATTTGAGAGATTGGAGTGTCCCAAGACTACGAAACCTGCTGCAG GTTACATTATAA
- the LOC127442368 gene encoding uncharacterized protein LOC127442368 isoform X1, producing the protein MVINTKSSDVDAHGRVLLNCLSNWKIGWSNLSIVLEEMVAAFQRETPLFVTYPTRTPSLPSQAKLQPSPFSSCGSWPHAGSSSTQKSSAAQHGVSISTVNQHANNTLPKSTKSQSCLSLATGTEMSGERRSYTQVLLDFGITFGAQALEINHQTNPFISSASDAEQALKLPARVITMNEQQFLIQLKKCEDIELRGGQNQNILFTYFLQDCNVQRTYCQIPGGIQVEKVEMFQSILSLERCRFSPTDVLEAVRSCWDLDSALKYLSHDCPICQEQVSFNRMITMTHCSCTFCESCFKKYFSSVIKEKCIVHAVCPICNLPDLRGGHREESVEYFSLLETQWAPQHQGISCEKFKEWEQLNSPEYQNSRLEQLLSRNIIDCPKCKCSFFLARGGCLHFKCTQCQHEFCGGCSQPFKQGSGLHAHHPRDCLYHLRDWSVPRLRNLLQHLWCNGVPRNRSCERGAM; encoded by the exons ATGGTGATCAATACTAAAAGCAGCGATGTTGATGCACATGGCCGTGTTCTGCTCAACTGTCTCAGCAACTGGAAAATT GGGTGGTCAAACCTGTCAATAGTTCTGGAGGAGATGGTTGCTGCCTTTCAGCGTGAAACTCCCCTTTTTGTCACCTATCCGACCAGAACCCCGTCACTACCTTCACAAGCAAAGCTTCAGCCAAGTCCTTTTTCATCCTGTGGCAG CTGGCCGCATGCAGGCAGCAGTTCCACGCAGAAATCATCGGCAGCTCAGCATGGAGTGTCCATCTCAACAGTGAATCAGCATGCCAACAACA CTCTACCCAAGAGTACAAAGTCCCAGAGCTGTCTGTCCCTGGCCACTGGCACTGAGATGAGTGGGGAAAGGAGATCATATACACAAGTGTTGCTGGATTTCGGGATCACATTTGGAGCACAAGCTTTGGAGATTAACCACCAAACAAACCCATTCATCTCTTCTGCCTCAG ATGCAGAGCAGGCTCTGAAACTGCCTGCCAGGGTGATTACAATGAATGAGCAGCAATTTCTTATTCAGCTGAAGAAATGTGAGGACATAGAGCTAAGGGGAGGCCAAAATCAGAATATCCTTTTTACTTACTTTTTACAGGATTGCAATGTACAAAGAACTTACTGTCAGATCCCAGGTGGTATCCAAGTTGAAAAGGTGGAAATGTTTCAGAGCATCTTGAGTCTGGAGCGGTGCCGTTTCAGCCCCACAGATGTGCTGGAAGCAGTGCGGTCTTGCTGGGACCTTGACTCTGCTCTGAAATATCTCTCCCATGACTGCCCCATATGCCAGGAGCAAGTGTCCTTCAATAGG ATGATCACCATGACACACTGCTCTTGCACATTCTGTGAGAGCTGTTTTAAGAAATACTTCTCCTCTGTCATCAAGGAGAAGTGTATAGTGCATGCAGTGTGTCCTATCTGTAATCTCCCTGATTTACGAGGGGGCCATAGGGAGGAGTCAGTGGAATACTTCAGTCTGCTCGAGACACAG TGGGCTCCACAGCATCAAGGGATCTCCTGTGAGAAGTTCAAAGAGTGGGAGCAACTCAACAGCCCTGAGTACCAAAACTCAAGACTGGAGCAGCTTCTCAGCAGGAACATAATAG ACTGTCCAAAATGCAAATGTAGCTTCTTCCTGGCTAGAGGAGGCTGTTTGCATTTTAAATGCACTCAGTGCCAACACGAATTCTGCGGAGGCTGCAGTCAGCCATTCAAACAGGGCTCT GGCTTACATGCTCATCACCCCAGAGACTGCCTATATCATTTGAGAGATTGGAGTGTCCCAAGACTACGAAACCTGCTGCAG catttgtggtgtaatggaGTTCCAAGAAACAGGAGCTGTGAAAGAGGAGCCATGTAG
- the LOC127442368 gene encoding E3 ubiquitin-protein ligase RNF31-like isoform X6, which translates to MVINTKSSDVDAHGRVLLNCLSNWKIGWSNLSIVLEEMVAAFQRETPLFVTYPTRTPSLPSQAKLQPSPFSSCGSWPHAGSSSTQKSSAAQHGVSISTVNQHANNTLPKSTKSQSCLSLATGTEMSGERRSYTQVLLDFGITFGAQALEINHQTNPFISSASDAEQALKLPARDCNVQRTYCQIPGGIQVEKVEMFQSILSLERCRFSPTDVLEAVRSCWDLDSALKYLSHDCPICQEQVSFNRMITMTHCSCTFCESCFKKYFSSVIKEKCIVHAVCPICNLPDLRGGHREESVEYFSLLETQWAPQHQGISCEKFKEWEQLNSPEYQNSRLEQLLSRNIIDCPKCKCSFFLARGGCLHFKCTQCQHEFCGGCSQPFKQGSGLHAHHPRDCLYHLRDWSVPRLRNLLQHLWCNGVPRNRSCERGAM; encoded by the exons ATGGTGATCAATACTAAAAGCAGCGATGTTGATGCACATGGCCGTGTTCTGCTCAACTGTCTCAGCAACTGGAAAATT GGGTGGTCAAACCTGTCAATAGTTCTGGAGGAGATGGTTGCTGCCTTTCAGCGTGAAACTCCCCTTTTTGTCACCTATCCGACCAGAACCCCGTCACTACCTTCACAAGCAAAGCTTCAGCCAAGTCCTTTTTCATCCTGTGGCAG CTGGCCGCATGCAGGCAGCAGTTCCACGCAGAAATCATCGGCAGCTCAGCATGGAGTGTCCATCTCAACAGTGAATCAGCATGCCAACAACA CTCTACCCAAGAGTACAAAGTCCCAGAGCTGTCTGTCCCTGGCCACTGGCACTGAGATGAGTGGGGAAAGGAGATCATATACACAAGTGTTGCTGGATTTCGGGATCACATTTGGAGCACAAGCTTTGGAGATTAACCACCAAACAAACCCATTCATCTCTTCTGCCTCAG ATGCAGAGCAGGCTCTGAAACTGCCTGCCAGG GATTGCAATGTACAAAGAACTTACTGTCAGATCCCAGGTGGTATCCAAGTTGAAAAGGTGGAAATGTTTCAGAGCATCTTGAGTCTGGAGCGGTGCCGTTTCAGCCCCACAGATGTGCTGGAAGCAGTGCGGTCTTGCTGGGACCTTGACTCTGCTCTGAAATATCTCTCCCATGACTGCCCCATATGCCAGGAGCAAGTGTCCTTCAATAGG ATGATCACCATGACACACTGCTCTTGCACATTCTGTGAGAGCTGTTTTAAGAAATACTTCTCCTCTGTCATCAAGGAGAAGTGTATAGTGCATGCAGTGTGTCCTATCTGTAATCTCCCTGATTTACGAGGGGGCCATAGGGAGGAGTCAGTGGAATACTTCAGTCTGCTCGAGACACAG TGGGCTCCACAGCATCAAGGGATCTCCTGTGAGAAGTTCAAAGAGTGGGAGCAACTCAACAGCCCTGAGTACCAAAACTCAAGACTGGAGCAGCTTCTCAGCAGGAACATAATAG ACTGTCCAAAATGCAAATGTAGCTTCTTCCTGGCTAGAGGAGGCTGTTTGCATTTTAAATGCACTCAGTGCCAACACGAATTCTGCGGAGGCTGCAGTCAGCCATTCAAACAGGGCTCT GGCTTACATGCTCATCACCCCAGAGACTGCCTATATCATTTGAGAGATTGGAGTGTCCCAAGACTACGAAACCTGCTGCAG catttgtggtgtaatggaGTTCCAAGAAACAGGAGCTGTGAAAGAGGAGCCATGTAG
- the LOC127442368 gene encoding uncharacterized protein LOC127442368 isoform X4: MVINTKSSDVDAHGRVLLNCLSNWKIGWSNLSIVLEEMVAAFQRETPLFVTYPTRTPSLPSQAKLQPSPFSSCGSWPHAGSSSTQKSSAAQHGVSISTVNQHANNTLPKSTKSQSCLSLATGTEMSGERRSYTQVLLDFGITFGAQALEINHQTNPFISSASDAEQALKLPARVITMNEQQFLIQLKKCEDIELRGGQNQNILFTYFLQDCNVQRTYCQIPGGIQVEKVEMFQSILSLERCRFSPTDVLEAVRSCWDLDSALKYLSHDCPICQEQVSFNRMITMTHCSCTFCESCFKKYFSSVIKEKCIVHAVCPICNLPDLRGGHREESVEYFSLLETQWAPQHQGISCEKFKEWEQLNSPEYQNSRLEQLLSRNIIDCPKCKCSFFLARGGCLHFKCTQCQHEFCGGCSQPFKQGSRLPISFERLECPKTTKPAAAFVV; encoded by the exons ATGGTGATCAATACTAAAAGCAGCGATGTTGATGCACATGGCCGTGTTCTGCTCAACTGTCTCAGCAACTGGAAAATT GGGTGGTCAAACCTGTCAATAGTTCTGGAGGAGATGGTTGCTGCCTTTCAGCGTGAAACTCCCCTTTTTGTCACCTATCCGACCAGAACCCCGTCACTACCTTCACAAGCAAAGCTTCAGCCAAGTCCTTTTTCATCCTGTGGCAG CTGGCCGCATGCAGGCAGCAGTTCCACGCAGAAATCATCGGCAGCTCAGCATGGAGTGTCCATCTCAACAGTGAATCAGCATGCCAACAACA CTCTACCCAAGAGTACAAAGTCCCAGAGCTGTCTGTCCCTGGCCACTGGCACTGAGATGAGTGGGGAAAGGAGATCATATACACAAGTGTTGCTGGATTTCGGGATCACATTTGGAGCACAAGCTTTGGAGATTAACCACCAAACAAACCCATTCATCTCTTCTGCCTCAG ATGCAGAGCAGGCTCTGAAACTGCCTGCCAGGGTGATTACAATGAATGAGCAGCAATTTCTTATTCAGCTGAAGAAATGTGAGGACATAGAGCTAAGGGGAGGCCAAAATCAGAATATCCTTTTTACTTACTTTTTACAGGATTGCAATGTACAAAGAACTTACTGTCAGATCCCAGGTGGTATCCAAGTTGAAAAGGTGGAAATGTTTCAGAGCATCTTGAGTCTGGAGCGGTGCCGTTTCAGCCCCACAGATGTGCTGGAAGCAGTGCGGTCTTGCTGGGACCTTGACTCTGCTCTGAAATATCTCTCCCATGACTGCCCCATATGCCAGGAGCAAGTGTCCTTCAATAGG ATGATCACCATGACACACTGCTCTTGCACATTCTGTGAGAGCTGTTTTAAGAAATACTTCTCCTCTGTCATCAAGGAGAAGTGTATAGTGCATGCAGTGTGTCCTATCTGTAATCTCCCTGATTTACGAGGGGGCCATAGGGAGGAGTCAGTGGAATACTTCAGTCTGCTCGAGACACAG TGGGCTCCACAGCATCAAGGGATCTCCTGTGAGAAGTTCAAAGAGTGGGAGCAACTCAACAGCCCTGAGTACCAAAACTCAAGACTGGAGCAGCTTCTCAGCAGGAACATAATAG ACTGTCCAAAATGCAAATGTAGCTTCTTCCTGGCTAGAGGAGGCTGTTTGCATTTTAAATGCACTCAGTGCCAACACGAATTCTGCGGAGGCTGCAGTCAGCCATTCAAACAGGGCTCT AGACTGCCTATATCATTTGAGAGATTGGAGTGTCCCAAGACTACGAAACCTGCTGCAG catttgtggtgtaa
- the LOC127442368 gene encoding uncharacterized protein LOC127442368 isoform X5 yields MVINTKSSDVDAHGRVLLNCLSNWKIGWSNLSIVLEEMVAAFQRETPLFVTYPTRTPSLPSQAKLQPSPFSSCGSWPHAGSSSTQKSSAAQHGVSISTVNQHANNTLPKSTKSQSCLSLATGTEMSGERRSYTQVLLDFGITFGAQALEINHQTNPFISSASDAEQALKLPARVITMNEQQFLIQLKKCEDIELRGGQNQNILFTYFLQDCNVQRTYCQIPGGIQVEKVEMFQSILSLERCRFSPTDVLEAVRSCWDLDSALKYLSHDCPICQEQVSFNRMITMTHCSCTFCESCFKKYFSSVIKEKCIVHAVCPICNLPDLRGGHREESVEYFSLLETQWAPQHQGISCEKFKEWEQLNSPEYQNSRLEQLLSRNIIDCPKCKCSFFLARGGCLHFKCTQCQHEFCGGCSQPFKQGSLRAYMLITPETAYII; encoded by the exons ATGGTGATCAATACTAAAAGCAGCGATGTTGATGCACATGGCCGTGTTCTGCTCAACTGTCTCAGCAACTGGAAAATT GGGTGGTCAAACCTGTCAATAGTTCTGGAGGAGATGGTTGCTGCCTTTCAGCGTGAAACTCCCCTTTTTGTCACCTATCCGACCAGAACCCCGTCACTACCTTCACAAGCAAAGCTTCAGCCAAGTCCTTTTTCATCCTGTGGCAG CTGGCCGCATGCAGGCAGCAGTTCCACGCAGAAATCATCGGCAGCTCAGCATGGAGTGTCCATCTCAACAGTGAATCAGCATGCCAACAACA CTCTACCCAAGAGTACAAAGTCCCAGAGCTGTCTGTCCCTGGCCACTGGCACTGAGATGAGTGGGGAAAGGAGATCATATACACAAGTGTTGCTGGATTTCGGGATCACATTTGGAGCACAAGCTTTGGAGATTAACCACCAAACAAACCCATTCATCTCTTCTGCCTCAG ATGCAGAGCAGGCTCTGAAACTGCCTGCCAGGGTGATTACAATGAATGAGCAGCAATTTCTTATTCAGCTGAAGAAATGTGAGGACATAGAGCTAAGGGGAGGCCAAAATCAGAATATCCTTTTTACTTACTTTTTACAGGATTGCAATGTACAAAGAACTTACTGTCAGATCCCAGGTGGTATCCAAGTTGAAAAGGTGGAAATGTTTCAGAGCATCTTGAGTCTGGAGCGGTGCCGTTTCAGCCCCACAGATGTGCTGGAAGCAGTGCGGTCTTGCTGGGACCTTGACTCTGCTCTGAAATATCTCTCCCATGACTGCCCCATATGCCAGGAGCAAGTGTCCTTCAATAGG ATGATCACCATGACACACTGCTCTTGCACATTCTGTGAGAGCTGTTTTAAGAAATACTTCTCCTCTGTCATCAAGGAGAAGTGTATAGTGCATGCAGTGTGTCCTATCTGTAATCTCCCTGATTTACGAGGGGGCCATAGGGAGGAGTCAGTGGAATACTTCAGTCTGCTCGAGACACAG TGGGCTCCACAGCATCAAGGGATCTCCTGTGAGAAGTTCAAAGAGTGGGAGCAACTCAACAGCCCTGAGTACCAAAACTCAAGACTGGAGCAGCTTCTCAGCAGGAACATAATAG ACTGTCCAAAATGCAAATGTAGCTTCTTCCTGGCTAGAGGAGGCTGTTTGCATTTTAAATGCACTCAGTGCCAACACGAATTCTGCGGAGGCTGCAGTCAGCCATTCAAACAGGGCTCT CTAAGGGCTTACATGCTCATCACCCCAGAGACTGCCTATATCATTTGA